The stretch of DNA AGCAATTTCCAACATATTTTACAGATTAATTTAAAGGTGTGACATCAAATGATAAGCAAACAACATGGAATTTTATTAATTACGATAGTTTTATTATTTTTAACAGCTTGTACAACAGATGGAGAAAGTAAAGTAGAAAATAAAGAGAAGAAGAGGGACGAGCTAGTACTCTCCATAAAAGGTGAGCCAAGCAACGGTTTTGACCCTACAACAGGCTGGGGACGTTATGGGTCACCATTATTTCAAAGTACGTTATTTAAGAGAGATAACGATCTAAATATAGTAAATGACTTAGCTATCGGCTATGAAGTAAGTGAAGATGGGAAAGTTTGGACCGTAACATTACGTGAAGATGTCACGTTCTCAGATGGAGTAAACCTGACAGGCGAAGATGTGGAATTTACGTTCGAAACAGCATTACAAAAAGGGTCTATTGTTGATTTTACAAACTTAGAAAAAGTAGAAGTGGAGAACAGTTTTACCGTTAAATTTACGTTGAAAAGTCCACAGTCAACGTTTATTCATTCTTTAGTTGAAACAGGAATTGTCCCTATGCACGCATATAGTGACAAGTACGCCCAACAACCAATCGGCTCAGGACCGTATGAATTTGTTCAATGGGATAAAGGACAACAATTAATCGTAAAAGCAAATCCAAATTATTATGGTGACAAGCCATATTTTCAGCAGTTAACATTTTTATTTTTAAATGAAGATGCTACCTTTGCAGCCGCACAAGCTGGTCAAGTTGATATTGCGGCTATACCGGCTACTTTTACTCATAAGGAAGTAAAAGGAATGAGATTAGAAGCAATTCGGTCCGTTGATAGTCGAGGAATTGCATTTCCATATGTTGAATCGGGTAATTTTACGGAAGATGGTTTACCAATCGGAAATGATGTTACAGCGGACCCTGCAATTAGAAAAGCAATGAACATTGCCATCGATAGACAAGCACTAATTGATGGTGTCCTTGATGGATATGGCTCCAAAGCCTATACATCTGTTGATGGTCTACCTTGGTGGAACGAAGAGACAGTCTTTGAAGATAGTAACCTCCTACAGGCCGAACAAATATTAGCAGATGCTGGTTGGATAGATAGTGATGATGATGGGGTCGTGGAAAAGAATGGGTTAAAAGCGCAGTTTAGTCTTTATTATCCTGCTGACGATGCAATTAGGCAGTCTCTTTCTATCGTAGTAGCGGATATGTTAAAACCATTAGGAATTGCTATTAATGTAGAAGGAGCAAGCTGGGATAAGATTGAGCAAAAGATGTATTCCAATGCAGTGATGATGGGGTGGGGTAGTCATAACCCTCAAGAGTTATACAATGTTTATAGCAGTAACTTTGCTGGAATCGAATATTACAATACCGGATTTTATAAAAATGATGTGGTAGACGATTATTTAGAAAAAGCATTAACGTCAAATGATGTAGAAGAAGCACTATCTTATTGGAGGAAAGCCCAATGGGATGGCACAACAGGTATAAGTGCAGATACACCTTGGGCGTGGTTAGTAAATATAGACCATGTTTATTTGATTAAAGAGGGTCTTGATATTGGAAATCAACGAGTTCAGCCTCACGGACATGGTTGGCCACTTACGAGTAATATTGAGCAATGGAAATGGGTTAAGGAAGAATGAGAAAGCCATTAATCTTCCTTATAAGTAAGTCGGTAAGAATGGTAACACTTTTAGTGGCGATTTGCTTTCTATCCTTTCTCTTATTAAAAAGCTCTCCAATTGATCCGATACAAGCATATATCGGAGCGGAACAATTAAATGTAGGTCCAGAGCAAAGAGAGAAAATTGCTCAATATTGGGGATTAGACCAACCATTCATGGTGCAATTTTTTAATTGGGGCTCCTCCTTGTTAAAAGGAGATATGGGAACATCGATGATCTATCGACAACCAGTATCAGAAGTAATAAGCGAGAGGCTTATGCACACGTTAGTTTTAATGTTAGCCGCTTGGAGCCTATCAGGGGTAGTAGGATTTATTCTCGGCATTATAGCAGCAATGAATAGAGATACATGGATAGATAGACTAATTAAATGGTATTGTTATACACTAGCTTCCACTCCGACATTTTGGATGGGGCTTTTAGTCTTAATTGTTTTCGCCGTTTGGCTAGGTTGGTTCCCAATTGGACTGAGTGTTCCTCCTGGTACTCTATCAGAAGATGTTACATTGCTTGATAGATGGAAGCATACTTTCCTCCCAGCGCTAACATTAAGTATCGTTGGGGTTGGAAATGTTGCACTTCATACGAGACAAAAATTAAATGAGGTTTTAGAGAGCTACTATGTTCTATTTGCAAAAGCAAGAGGCGAAAAAGGTTTTCTATTAGTTTGGCGTCATGGTTTGCGGAATATTGCCATTCCCGCCATTACGATACAGTTTGCGGCCTGGGGTGAATTATTTGGTGGCGCGGTGTTAGCTGAGCAAGTATTTTCATACCCAGGCTTAGGTCAAGCGACAGTAGAGGCGGGCCTTCGTGGAGATGTCCCGCTATTACTAGGGCTAGTCATCATAAGTACCCTCTTTGTTTTCGTAGGAAATTTAGTAGCTGACGTATTTTATAAGTTTTTAGATCCGAGGATAAGGGAGGATAGTTCGTTATGATTTCTCCCTTTACACTAATGAATAAAAAACAAAAGGCTTTATTCTTTGCTATTTTCTCTTTACTATTTTTAGGAAGTATCATCGTGATTGGTGCTTCACTTAATGAAGAAACTGTTTCTACTAATCTACAAGCGAAATACGTTTCGCCAACGCTCTTACATCCATTCGGGACGGACTGGTTAGGTAGAGATATGTTTTCTCGTACGATAAAAGGGCTTTCTCTTAGCGTTACGGTCGGTGTACTAGGTGCTGTTAATAGTACTTTTATCGCAATTACACTTGGAATGATTGCTGCTACACTCGGAAAAACGGCTGACCGAATCGTATCGTGGACAATTGATTTGTTTTTAAGTGTCCCACATTTAGTAACGTTAATACTAATTGCTTTTACGTTAGGAGGCGGGACAAAAGCTATTGTCGTTGGTATTGCACTAACACATTGGCCAAGCCTTGCTCGAATCGTTCGAGCGGAAGTAATGCAGATTCGTTCCGCACCTTATGTTCAGCTATCGAAAAAGATGGGGAAGTCAAACTGGTGGATCGTAACGAAGCATATTTTCCCCCACGTATTGCCACAAATTTTAGTAGGGTTTTTATTGCTCTTTCCCCATGCGATTTTACATGAGGCTGCTGTCACCTTTATAGGGTTAGGTTTATCCCCGCACGAACCAGCGATAGGAATTATACTTTCGGAGTCTATGAAGTACTTATCTAGCGGAATGTGGTGGCTTGCGTTTTTCCCTGGCCTTTGCTTACTCGTTGTCGTAAGAACATTTGATGTACTAGGTGAAAATGTTCGCATTCTACTAAATATCGAGAAAAAAGAAAATTAAGAAGGGGGATATGCATGTCTATTCTAGAAGTAGAAAACTTATCAGTATCGTTTACCGAGTATACGAAAGGTTTTAGAAGAGAAAAAAGGACGTATATCTCCAGCTTAGATTTATCGGTGAAAGCAGGAGAAGTGGTGGCAGTCGTCGGAGCTAGTGGATCGGGAAAAAGCTTGTTAGCCCATGCGATTTTAGGCATACTTCCTAAAAATGCTACGGTGGGCGGTACGATTAAATATAATGGTAAACTATTAACTGCTTCTCGACAAAAAACGATAAGAGGGACCGAAATAGCATTAATTCCACAATCTGTTAATTTTCTAGACCCATTGATGAAAGTTGGGAAACAAGTTCAAACTGCAGTTCAAAACGGAGATGCGAAAACGAAACAGAGGAAAGTTTTTGAAAGATATCAATTAAAAAACGAAGTAGAAAAAATGTATCCTTTTCAACTGTCAGGTGGGATGGCGAGGCGAGTGTTATTGTCCACCGCAACCGTAAGCGGGGCAAGGCTAATAATTGCAGACGAACCAACACCAGGAATGGACAAAGCAGTGCTTTTAGAGGCAATGAAATCTATAAGGGATCTAGCAGACACTGGATGTGGGGTAATACTCATTACACATGATATCGATTCGGCGCTTACAATTGCAGATAAAATCTCGGTGTTTTATGCTGGAACGAATGTCGAAACATCTCCTGTACAACATTTTAGTGGAAGTGGTGAAAAGCTAAGGCACCCTTATAGCAAAGCGTTATGGCGCGCTCTTCCACAAAATGATTTTATTGGGATCGAAGGAACTCAACCTCATGCTAGTCAATTGCCACCGGGATGTTTATTTGAGCCGAGATGTAAAATGGCAACGGACGATTGTAAAAAAGAAAGACCAGAGATGAGAAGTTTACGCGACGGAATGGTGAGGTGTATCTATGCAACTTAAAGCCGAAAATGTATCCTTCCGATATGGTAACAACACTCCGTTATTTGAAAATGTAACCTTAGAAGTAAACGAAGACGAAATTGTTGGCATTGTAGCTCCTAGTGGGTTCGGAAAAACAACGTTGTGTAAAATTTTAGCCGGTTATGAATCGCCTTCCACAGGCGAAGTAACGTTAGGCGGAAGTCCATTGCCAGTAGTAGGATACCATCCAGTTCAATTAGTATTTCAACATCCTGAAAAAGCAATTAATCCTCGCTGGAAAATGGGTCAAGTATTATCGGAAAGTGGAGAACAGGATCAAGAAATACTGCAAATGCTAGGAATTCAAAAAGAATGGCTTAAAAGATGGCCAAATGAGTTGTCGGGCGGTGAACTACAACGATTTTGTATCGCACGAGCACTAGCATCACATACACGATTTTTAATAGCGGATGAAATGACAACTATGCTAGATGCTATTACACAAGCTCAAATTTGGCAAGCAGTAATGGAGATTGCTAAGAAGCGTAAGATTGGAATAATAGTAGTTAGTCATGATGAAAGCCTCATACAAAAGTTGTGTCAGCGAGTTATAAGATTAAACGTAAATGAAAAGGAGGGGTAAGGCTTCTGTTGAATAAGAAGTCCTTACCTTATTTGTTTAATAGAAATGATGTCACTGGATAATGTAGTCTAAACACAATGTAAAGATTTCAAGTACCTTCTTCTAATCCAACCAAATTTGAGTATGCGCAGTTTGGTTAAATAAAAAATGCATACTTTCTATTTTTATTCTACTTTTTACACGAAATTAAACAAGTCCACAGTCACTTGACACAGTAAGCGAAAGATATTTTGAATACATCTTAAATATACCGGGAGCTATTGCATAAATTATTTTAATATATAAAATATATCGTTTTCCCAACACTGTAAAAAAATAGAATTTCAAAATTCAAATATGAAAATATTTTCTGAAAACTATTGTTTTTAACTTTTGTTCATGTTATATTGTCTTCGTGCTTGATTCGACAAAGTACAACATTAACTTTCAGACAATATCGAAGATTTACTGAAATAACTTTATGCTTTATGTCGATAAAAATACTAGAAGTATATTATTATACTAAAATATTTGGAGGGGAAGATAAAATGTCTTCAAAAGGTAACACAACAAATTTATTTGCAGTAGGCTTTATGCTATTTGCACTATTTTTCGGAGCTGGTAATTTAATTTTTCCAGTAATGCTAGGACAAATGGCTGGCGAGAATATTTTTGCGGCGAATGCTGGGTTTATTGTAACAGGAGTAGGATTACCAGTCCTATGTATCGTTGCATTAGCGTTCTCTCGTAAAAGTGATTTACAATCGTTAGCAAGTAGAGTTCATCCAGTATATGGTTTATTATTTACAATTGCACTTTATTTATCAATCGGACCGCTTTTTGCGATTCCTAGAACAAATACAGTTTCATTTGAAATTGGTATTCGACCATTTATAGGTGATGCGACAGGCTTTTGGCCATTATTCCTTTATACTATTATTTTCTTCGGAATCACCTTGTATTTTTCTTTGCAGTCTAGCAGTCTTGTAAATGTTATTGGTAAGTTTTTAACACCGTTATTGTTAGCTGTAATTGGAATTTTAATTATTGCGGCAATCTTTAACCCAATTGGACAAATCCAGGCTCCAATTAACACTTATATGAATGATAGTTTCTTTAAAGGCTTCCAAGAAGGGTATTTAACGATGGATGCTTTAGCTGCATTTGTATTTGGAATTATCATAATTAATATCATAAAAGAAAGAGGAGCAGCTTCAAGTAAAGAAATTATGGTTTCGAGTCTTAAAGTTGCGTTAATCGCAGGAGTATTACTAGCACTTATCTATTCTTCTCTTGCTTTTATGGGTGCAACAAGTGTAGCAGGTCTAGGGATTTTAGATAATGGTGGAGCAGTTTTAGCGAGTGTTTCTGAGCACTATTTCGGATCTTTTGGACAAGTACTGCTAGCAGTTATCGTTATTGCAGCGTGTTTAACGACAAGTATTGGATTAATTACTTCTTGTGCAGCTTACTTTAATAAAATTGTTCCGTCCATTTCATATAAAGTATGGGCAGTTGTCTTTACAGTATTTAGTGCAGTAATATCAAACTTTGGATTATCAACCTTAATTGCGATTTCTATTCCTGTTTTATATACACTTTATCCTTTAGCAATTTGTTTAATGATTTTAACTTTCTTACATCCTTTATTCAAAGGGAAAAAGGCAGTTTATCAAGTGAGTATTGCGTTTACACTTATTGTAAGTGTTATTGAAAGACTTCCTGTACAAGGAGTACATGAACTATTTAATGCTATTCTTCCATGGTATTCAGTTGGGTTAGGCTGGTTAATACCAGCGATGGTAGGTGGAGTTATTGGCTATCTGTTCTCGATGATAATAGGAGAACAACGTACAGCACCAGTTGAAAACTAAAAAAAGCTACTCGTCACAATAATGTGGTGAGTAGCTTTTTTTTCGTTTACAAGGAAACTATAAACGTCGCAATTTTGTGGATAACTACTAACTTTACTTACTTTACGTCTACTCCGGCGGCTAAACCGGTTAAAACTTACCTTATCCGAAGTGCGATAAGTCAACATCAGTTCACGCATACGCGTTCACCGTGTTTCCTTTATCTCCTGCGGAAAAGCTCCAGTTTGATCGGACCTGAGAGAGTCACCTCCGCTTTCGAGTCATCTAGCTCCGGCGCTTAGGCCCTATCAAACTTCCCGTTCCGTCCGTACGGTAAGTCAACATCAGCTCTCTATCGTTCGCTGTGTTTCCTTAATCTCCTACCGGAATAGTCCAGTTTGTACGGGCCCGATCGAAGCGCCTCCGCTTTTGTACTTAAAAATTAAATACAATTAAAAGTGTACCAACAATGAAGCAATAGTAGGCAAAGTACTTTAAATTTCCTTTCGCCATTATTCCCATAAACCATTTCATCGCGAAGTATGTCATGAATAAAGCAGCAAAAAAGGCACTTATATATGGAATTGCTAACGTGTTTAAGTCTGGAGTATTCACTAAGTCAGATATACCTAGCACCATGCCTCCTAAGCTTACAGGTATATAAAGCATAAAAGCGAATCGTAAAGCTGTGTCTTGTTTCATCCCAACGGCAATCGACGTAATAATAGTGGACCCTGAACGGCTAATACCTGGTATAAGGGCGGCCGCTTGAGCAAATCCAACTAATAGCGCATCTTTATAAGTAAGGTCTCCTTCCCGTTTCCTTCCACGTAAGTTTCGAATTAACCACAAGGCAAAACCGGTAATTATTAGTGTAATCCCGACGGTGTACATGGAGGTGAAAAATTGTGCAATAACATCTCCAAACAATACACCTAACACTCCTGCAGGAATAGTACCAATTACAATAAAAACAACAAACATAAAGTCAGATTTATATTCTGTATTTTTTGTCCGTATATAGAAGAGTGAGTGAACGAAAAGTCTTGCTATATCTTTACGGTATATAAAACAAATGGCGAATAGCGATGCAGTATTTGTTAATATTTCGAAAGTTAAACCTCTTTGCTCTAGACCTAAGAGCTGTTGTCCGATAATGACGTGTCCACTTGATGATATAGGAATTGGTTCTGTGAAGCCTTGGATTAAGCCAAGGATTAAGTATTTTATCGTTATAATTAATTGTTCCATTTATATATTTTCCCCCAAGAAAGAGTCCGCATTACTGTTGCATCTCGCCCTTATGATTTTGTATTGAGCTATTTAGCATTTCATTTAGTTGTTTTTTGCTCTTTTTTGAAACAAGAATATAAAGAATATCACCTGCAATTATCTTCGTATCACCTTGAGGTGTTATTAAGTTTCCAGAGCGAATAATGGCATTTATTAATACATCTTTAGGAAACATAATGTCTTTTAAAGACATTCCAGTAATAGACGTTTCTTCATTAACTTCAAATTCAATTATTTCTGCATTTGCTTTACCGATAGACACTAGCTCAAGGGAGTACGGTGGTTCTACTCTTTTTGCACCAGTTAATCCAAGCTTTTCTGCAAAAACAGAAATGGTAGAGCCTTGAATCAATGCAGAAGTTATAACGACGAAAAAGACAACGTTAAAAAACAATGGACTATTTTCTAAGCCTGCAATCATAGGGAATGTCGCTAATACGATTGGTACAGCTCCTCTTAACCCTGCCCAGGAGAGGAATATCTTTTCGTTTAAGGAATACCCCATTTTTATAGTGGAAAGAAACACAGCAATTGGTCTTGCAATTAAAATTAAAATAAACGATAGACCAAATCCTTTGATCATTACTTCCCATGTGAACAGTTGAGAGGGGAATGCAAGCAAACCGAGGATGGTAAACATTAATATTTGAGCCATCCATGCAAAACCTTCGTTAAATTTAAAAATAGATTGTTTATACGTTAATTCGGAATTTCCGATAATTAATGCTGCAATGTAAACGGCAAGTAATCCACTTGCCCCTAAAATAGCTGTTATACAATACGTTAAAAGGGCGAATGCTAAAGCAAAAACGGGATATAAACCACTCGAATCTAAGTTAATCTTATTTATTGAAATGGTTGCTAATTTACCAAAAAGATAGCCAAGAAGACCCCCAATACCCATTTGCCAGAAAAAAGAACCGATCAAAAGTAAATAAGATGGATTGTCTACTAATAATAATTCAATTAAAGAAATGGTAAGAAACATTGCCATTGGATCATTCGAGCCTGATTCTGCTTCGAGCGTAGCACCAATTTTTTCTCGGATATTATGTCCTTTTAAAACGGCGAAAACGGCTGCTGCATCAGTCGATCCAACAATAGCACCAAATAAAAATCCTTCCATCCATGATACGTTCAAAATTAATTTGGCTGCGACAGCAACAACTGCTGTTGTAATAATTACTCCTAACGTAGCAAGAGAAAGGGAAGGGACAGCTACGGATCTAACTGTCGCTAATTTGGTGGACAATCCACCTTCAAATAAAATAATAATTAGTGCCAAAATACCGATAAGTTGAGCCGTTTTTACATTATCAAATGGAATAAATCCGAGCCCATCGCTACCAGCAATTAAACCAACTAAAATAAATAAAATAAGCGCTGGTACTCCTAAACGGGATGAGAATTTTGTTGTAAGCACCCCGATAATTAATAATAACGCTGCAAGTAATATAAAATAATCTATCGTAATTTCTGCAAACATAAAGTTTGTTTCCTCCTCAAAAAGACTGTAGCTAAAAATACTTTAAAGTAAAAAGTTTGTACCATATTAAAAGCATAACCAAATAGAACATTAATATTTGAAAAAGAACAGTGTCCAATCATAAAAAAATGTCTAATAAAGTTCATGTATAAAGAAGGGTTAGATAGAAAGATAGTTTGATTGATACATAGCAGGAAGTATATATTTTGTTGCTTCACAAAAAACTCCATCATTTTGTTGTTTAGTTGGAGGTTTGATGTAAGCTGGTACAATATAAAATATACCTTTATGAAGCGAGGTTGTGTGATGTGGAAGAGATATAGTATTGTGTAATTGTTGAGTAGAGGTACGAATAACTGCTTGCGAACTTTCTTTATCAATAGTTGTTATCGTTAACTCATTTGTTTCAAACTTGTTTATGTCTAAGTGCATTAAACTAAAGCTACAAAACAAAAGCATAGCAATTGATAATTTAACTATTCTCATCATGATAGATACCTCCCTTCAAAGTCATTAGGAACAATAATGCACATTTTTTTAGTATACTAAAAGAATGTAGTTATTAAAAAGATTATACTTCAATTTTTTAAAAAAATTTTTAGTTGCTTATTTTTAATGAACGAAATATGATGAGGTTATAGTTAAAAAATAACCGTAAAGGTAGAAGAAAATTGAAAACAATAAAATTATCGTTATTACTTATTTGTTTTAGTTTATTGTTTGGAAATATAAGTATGGCGACAACGATAGAAAAAATTAATTATGACTCGACAATACTTACAGATGACTCTAATTTTGAATTAGCGCAAACTAGTATTATACCTAAAAATAGTGGGTTAACATCGCCGCATAATGAAAAAGCAACTATTAAACAACCTTCCAAACAGGTAAAAAAGCAAGCTACTGTACATGTAATTACTCCATTCAAAACATATGAAGTTATTTTAAAACCATTTTTAACACCGGTATATTATGAAGGGAGCTATCTCTCTCTTCCTGTTGTGGCTTAAAAAATTACCACAATAAGGAGTGTTAAGAATGGAAACAATGAAATGCTACACCTTTTTGTTTTTTGCAACGGTTTTCTTCTTCGGATTGATCGTATTTGTAGGAGAAATTACGGGCAACAGCTTATTGTCAGTGCTGCCATCTTTTTCTTGGGATATGGTCAATACGTGGGATGAAATTTGGAAACTTAAATAATATAAAAAATAACTCAGGAGAAACTACTCCTGAGTTATTTCTATATAATAGCTACTTTTTTAAACGAGCTAAATAAATACTTATAAGCATTAAAATTTGTTTTGCGTTAAATAATTGTTACTATATTATTGTAACTTTTAGGTAGAAAGGATAATTATTTATGATTAATATACAAATACCAGTTTCTGTTTTGAACCTAGCTCCCATTAGAAAAGGTCAAGAACCGAAAGATGCAATTGAGGCAATGGTTGATCTAGCTCAAGCTACAGAAAAAATGGGTTATAAACGTTATTGGATTGCTGAACACCATAACACGCCTACTTTAGTTAGTTCCGCAACTTCCATTTTAATTAAACATACGCTAGAGCATACAGAAAAAATACGAGTAGGCTCTGGTGGAGTTATGCTTCCAAACCATTCTCCATTAGTAGTAGCAGAGCAATTTGGAACGATGGCAACCATTTATCCAGATCGTCTAGACTTAGGACTTGGACGTGCACCTGGAACAGATATGTTAACAGCGAGTGCATTACGCCGCTCTAAAAACGACTCTGTCTATACATTCCCAGATGATGTAAATGCGCTGTTAACTTATTTTGGACCATTAGAAAAGCAAGGGTATGTTAAAGCTTATCCAGGTGTAAATACGAATGTTCCTATCTATATACTAGGCTCTTCAACAGACTCTGCTTATTTAGCAGCAAAGCTAGGATTGCCATATGCGTTTGCTTCCCATTTCGCACCGCAGCACATGGAAGAAGCAATCTCCATCTATCGAAATAATTTTAAGCCTTCCGAATACTTAGATGCACCATATATGATGGTGTGTTTAAATGTCATTGCAACAGACGAGGATGAAGAAGCGTTTAAAGAAATTACAACGATGCAACAGTTTTTCCTTAATGTAGTTAGAGGTACGCAAAGCCCATTAATGCCCCCAGTAGACAGTATGGATGATATTTGGAGTCCAGCAGAAAAGCAAATGGCTTTATCGATGTCTAGTGTTACGTTACTAGGTAGTAAAAATTCCATTCGTAAACAGTTAATAAGTTTCCAGGAAAAATATAACGTAGATGAACTAATGGCAGTTTCTTATATATACGATCCCGATAAACAAAAGCGTTCTTATGAAATATTAAAAGAAGTAGTCGAAGGAAAGTGATAGTCAATAAAAGAGGCGTTCGATATGTCTTAAAACAGTGGGTGAAACGAATCGTTTTTCCCATTGTTTTTTTTAGTTGTTATGATTTGGACTTCTTGTATTGTCACTAACTTTATTTCATTATAATTTTTAGATTTTTCTTCTAAAATTTCTATATTCCCATTACCGTAACTATGCAGAATGATGTATGTTTTATTTTGATAGATGACTTTTTTTCCTTTCATGAAACCCTCCAAAATTATTAAAATACTTTTCTGTTCCATTATTTTACCTTATAATGAAAACGCATAAAGTGGCTATTTGCAACATTACTTATCGTTGTGAAAGGACAATTAATAATATGAGAGAATGGTTAAAGCAAGTTAGAAAGGAAAGAAATTTAACGCAAGGAGAAGTAGCATCTAAAGCGTTCATCAATCGAGCTTTTTATTCCCAGATTGAGAACGGTCTTCGGAATCCGAGTTTTGTAGTTGCCCGAAATATTGCGAATGTGTTAGGCGTACACTCATCAGCTTTTTTGCTAATGAATATAGTGAGCCTCTTCAATTAGCGTTAAGAAATTCTCCAATGATTGTTGCACATTGTGATTTAGATTTACGATACACTTGGCTTTTTAA from Sutcliffiella cohnii encodes:
- a CDS encoding ABC transporter substrate-binding protein, yielding MISKQHGILLITIVLLFLTACTTDGESKVENKEKKRDELVLSIKGEPSNGFDPTTGWGRYGSPLFQSTLFKRDNDLNIVNDLAIGYEVSEDGKVWTVTLREDVTFSDGVNLTGEDVEFTFETALQKGSIVDFTNLEKVEVENSFTVKFTLKSPQSTFIHSLVETGIVPMHAYSDKYAQQPIGSGPYEFVQWDKGQQLIVKANPNYYGDKPYFQQLTFLFLNEDATFAAAQAGQVDIAAIPATFTHKEVKGMRLEAIRSVDSRGIAFPYVESGNFTEDGLPIGNDVTADPAIRKAMNIAIDRQALIDGVLDGYGSKAYTSVDGLPWWNEETVFEDSNLLQAEQILADAGWIDSDDDGVVEKNGLKAQFSLYYPADDAIRQSLSIVVADMLKPLGIAINVEGASWDKIEQKMYSNAVMMGWGSHNPQELYNVYSSNFAGIEYYNTGFYKNDVVDDYLEKALTSNDVEEALSYWRKAQWDGTTGISADTPWAWLVNIDHVYLIKEGLDIGNQRVQPHGHGWPLTSNIEQWKWVKEE
- a CDS encoding ABC transporter permease — its product is MRKPLIFLISKSVRMVTLLVAICFLSFLLLKSSPIDPIQAYIGAEQLNVGPEQREKIAQYWGLDQPFMVQFFNWGSSLLKGDMGTSMIYRQPVSEVISERLMHTLVLMLAAWSLSGVVGFILGIIAAMNRDTWIDRLIKWYCYTLASTPTFWMGLLVLIVFAVWLGWFPIGLSVPPGTLSEDVTLLDRWKHTFLPALTLSIVGVGNVALHTRQKLNEVLESYYVLFAKARGEKGFLLVWRHGLRNIAIPAITIQFAAWGELFGGAVLAEQVFSYPGLGQATVEAGLRGDVPLLLGLVIISTLFVFVGNLVADVFYKFLDPRIREDSSL
- a CDS encoding ABC transporter permease, with the protein product MISPFTLMNKKQKALFFAIFSLLFLGSIIVIGASLNEETVSTNLQAKYVSPTLLHPFGTDWLGRDMFSRTIKGLSLSVTVGVLGAVNSTFIAITLGMIAATLGKTADRIVSWTIDLFLSVPHLVTLILIAFTLGGGTKAIVVGIALTHWPSLARIVRAEVMQIRSAPYVQLSKKMGKSNWWIVTKHIFPHVLPQILVGFLLLFPHAILHEAAVTFIGLGLSPHEPAIGIILSESMKYLSSGMWWLAFFPGLCLLVVVRTFDVLGENVRILLNIEKKEN
- a CDS encoding ABC transporter ATP-binding protein, whose product is MSILEVENLSVSFTEYTKGFRREKRTYISSLDLSVKAGEVVAVVGASGSGKSLLAHAILGILPKNATVGGTIKYNGKLLTASRQKTIRGTEIALIPQSVNFLDPLMKVGKQVQTAVQNGDAKTKQRKVFERYQLKNEVEKMYPFQLSGGMARRVLLSTATVSGARLIIADEPTPGMDKAVLLEAMKSIRDLADTGCGVILITHDIDSALTIADKISVFYAGTNVETSPVQHFSGSGEKLRHPYSKALWRALPQNDFIGIEGTQPHASQLPPGCLFEPRCKMATDDCKKERPEMRSLRDGMVRCIYAT
- a CDS encoding ABC transporter ATP-binding protein; amino-acid sequence: MQLKAENVSFRYGNNTPLFENVTLEVNEDEIVGIVAPSGFGKTTLCKILAGYESPSTGEVTLGGSPLPVVGYHPVQLVFQHPEKAINPRWKMGQVLSESGEQDQEILQMLGIQKEWLKRWPNELSGGELQRFCIARALASHTRFLIADEMTTMLDAITQAQIWQAVMEIAKKRKIGIIVVSHDESLIQKLCQRVIRLNVNEKEG
- the brnQ gene encoding branched-chain amino acid transport system II carrier protein: MSSKGNTTNLFAVGFMLFALFFGAGNLIFPVMLGQMAGENIFAANAGFIVTGVGLPVLCIVALAFSRKSDLQSLASRVHPVYGLLFTIALYLSIGPLFAIPRTNTVSFEIGIRPFIGDATGFWPLFLYTIIFFGITLYFSLQSSSLVNVIGKFLTPLLLAVIGILIIAAIFNPIGQIQAPINTYMNDSFFKGFQEGYLTMDALAAFVFGIIIINIIKERGAASSKEIMVSSLKVALIAGVLLALIYSSLAFMGATSVAGLGILDNGGAVLASVSEHYFGSFGQVLLAVIVIAACLTTSIGLITSCAAYFNKIVPSISYKVWAVVFTVFSAVISNFGLSTLIAISIPVLYTLYPLAICLMILTFLHPLFKGKKAVYQVSIAFTLIVSVIERLPVQGVHELFNAILPWYSVGLGWLIPAMVGGVIGYLFSMIIGEQRTAPVEN
- a CDS encoding undecaprenyl-diphosphate phosphatase, translated to MEQLIITIKYLILGLIQGFTEPIPISSSGHVIIGQQLLGLEQRGLTFEILTNTASLFAICFIYRKDIARLFVHSLFYIRTKNTEYKSDFMFVVFIVIGTIPAGVLGVLFGDVIAQFFTSMYTVGITLIITGFALWLIRNLRGRKREGDLTYKDALLVGFAQAAALIPGISRSGSTIITSIAVGMKQDTALRFAFMLYIPVSLGGMVLGISDLVNTPDLNTLAIPYISAFFAALFMTYFAMKWFMGIMAKGNLKYFAYYCFIVGTLLIVFNF
- a CDS encoding potassium/proton antiporter; translated protein: MFAEITIDYFILLAALLLIIGVLTTKFSSRLGVPALILFILVGLIAGSDGLGFIPFDNVKTAQLIGILALIIILFEGGLSTKLATVRSVAVPSLSLATLGVIITTAVVAVAAKLILNVSWMEGFLFGAIVGSTDAAAVFAVLKGHNIREKIGATLEAESGSNDPMAMFLTISLIELLLVDNPSYLLLIGSFFWQMGIGGLLGYLFGKLATISINKINLDSSGLYPVFALAFALLTYCITAILGASGLLAVYIAALIIGNSELTYKQSIFKFNEGFAWMAQILMFTILGLLAFPSQLFTWEVMIKGFGLSFILILIARPIAVFLSTIKMGYSLNEKIFLSWAGLRGAVPIVLATFPMIAGLENSPLFFNVVFFVVITSALIQGSTISVFAEKLGLTGAKRVEPPYSLELVSIGKANAEIIEFEVNEETSITGMSLKDIMFPKDVLINAIIRSGNLITPQGDTKIIAGDILYILVSKKSKKQLNEMLNSSIQNHKGEMQQ